Proteins encoded by one window of Vigna radiata var. radiata cultivar VC1973A chromosome 5, Vradiata_ver6, whole genome shotgun sequence:
- the LOC106761576 gene encoding putative GATA transcription factor 22 isoform X2: MTSVSLNLPGPTIQDQTHLFISPDNHQSTLSCYSFFDILDQSQAKDIRCFRHGHQEFVFHGRSSDNQQVCNASSTQPKSVMADPNSGASGHLAEEEIEEEENRRGNYEYEKLLSSNVSLTRKMMRPPSNNLTTKKAFDIIRVCADCNTTSTPLWRSGPNGPKSLCNACGIRQRKARRAMAEAANSSVDSKSRVHHLKEKKCRRNHFAGLKNKSKTGRGTLSEEQKVRIDLKDFSISLRDDSSLKQEFPMDEVAQAAMLLMDLSRGFLYL; this comes from the exons atgACTTCTGTTTCTCTGAACCTACCAGGTCCTACCATACAAGATCAAACTCATCTCTTCATTTCTCCTGATAATCACCAATCAACTCTCTCATGTTACTCCTTCTTCGACATATTAGACCAAAGCCAGGCCAAAGATATCAGATGCTTCAGACATGGTCATCAGGAG TTTGTATTCCATGGTCGATCATCAGATAATCAACAAGTGTGCAATGCATCGTCCACTCAACCTAAGTCGGTTATGGCAGATCCAAATAGCGGCGCGAGTGGCCACCTAGCAGAAGAGGAAATAGAGGAGGAAGAGAACAGAAGAGGAAATTACGAGTATGAAAAACTGTTGTCTTCGAATGTGAGCTTGACGAGAAAAATGATGAGGCCACCTAGCAATAATTTAACCACAAAGAAAGCATTCGATATAATTAGGGTTTGTGCAGATTGTAACACAACAAGTACCCCACTCTGGAGGAGTGGTCCTAATGGTCCTAAG TCACTTTGCAATGCCTGCGGCATTCGGCAGAGGAAGGCGAGAAGGGCAATGGCAGAAGCTGCGAATAGTTCCGTAGATTCAAAGTCCAGAGTGCATCATCTGAAGGAAAAGAAGTGTCGTAGAAACCATTTTGCAGGGTTGAAGAATAAGTCCAAGACTGGTAGAGGAACATTATCTGAGGAGCAGAAAGTGAGGATTGATTTGAAGGATTTTTCTATAAGTTTGAGGGATGATTCATCTTTGAAGCAAGAGTTTCCAATGGATGAAGTAGCTCAAGCAGCGATGCTTCTTATGGATTTATCTAGAGGCTTTCTTTACTTATAA
- the LOC106761576 gene encoding putative GATA transcription factor 22 isoform X1, translating to MTSVSLNLPGPTIQDQTHLFISPDNHQSTLSCYSFFDILDQSQAKDIRCFRHGHQEDVKFVFHGRSSDNQQVCNASSTQPKSVMADPNSGASGHLAEEEIEEEENRRGNYEYEKLLSSNVSLTRKMMRPPSNNLTTKKAFDIIRVCADCNTTSTPLWRSGPNGPKSLCNACGIRQRKARRAMAEAANSSVDSKSRVHHLKEKKCRRNHFAGLKNKSKTGRGTLSEEQKVRIDLKDFSISLRDDSSLKQEFPMDEVAQAAMLLMDLSRGFLYL from the exons atgACTTCTGTTTCTCTGAACCTACCAGGTCCTACCATACAAGATCAAACTCATCTCTTCATTTCTCCTGATAATCACCAATCAACTCTCTCATGTTACTCCTTCTTCGACATATTAGACCAAAGCCAGGCCAAAGATATCAGATGCTTCAGACATGGTCATCAGGAG GATGTGAAGTTTGTATTCCATGGTCGATCATCAGATAATCAACAAGTGTGCAATGCATCGTCCACTCAACCTAAGTCGGTTATGGCAGATCCAAATAGCGGCGCGAGTGGCCACCTAGCAGAAGAGGAAATAGAGGAGGAAGAGAACAGAAGAGGAAATTACGAGTATGAAAAACTGTTGTCTTCGAATGTGAGCTTGACGAGAAAAATGATGAGGCCACCTAGCAATAATTTAACCACAAAGAAAGCATTCGATATAATTAGGGTTTGTGCAGATTGTAACACAACAAGTACCCCACTCTGGAGGAGTGGTCCTAATGGTCCTAAG TCACTTTGCAATGCCTGCGGCATTCGGCAGAGGAAGGCGAGAAGGGCAATGGCAGAAGCTGCGAATAGTTCCGTAGATTCAAAGTCCAGAGTGCATCATCTGAAGGAAAAGAAGTGTCGTAGAAACCATTTTGCAGGGTTGAAGAATAAGTCCAAGACTGGTAGAGGAACATTATCTGAGGAGCAGAAAGTGAGGATTGATTTGAAGGATTTTTCTATAAGTTTGAGGGATGATTCATCTTTGAAGCAAGAGTTTCCAATGGATGAAGTAGCTCAAGCAGCGATGCTTCTTATGGATTTATCTAGAGGCTTTCTTTACTTATAA
- the LOC106760443 gene encoding uncharacterized protein LOC106760443 translates to MEPWEGLDIDDSDLKAFLQKCNSSATLIPGPAGNVQAAMLNREMDEPKSTQEFVNEIAKATFVRDFKSNPWIWAEKFIKHHGLVEDGNINNVTQLERVKSMHVLPFVACIVKECNPNGLGDMKITVKDPSATLYASVHRKVLLHPEFGQDIGVGAVLLLQSVNQLTHHQN, encoded by the exons ATGGAGCCGTGGGAGGGACTTGATATAGACGATAGTGATCTCAAGGCTTTTTTACAAAAGTGCAACTCAAGTGCAACGTTGATACCTGGACCTGCTGGAAATGTACAAGCGGCCATGCTAAACAGGGAGATGGATGAACCAAAATCAACTCAGGAATTTGTTAATGAGATTGCAAAGGCAACATTTGTTCGGGACTTCAAATCAAATCCTTGGATATGGGCGGAAAAGTTCATTAAACACCATg GACTTGTTGAAGATGGCAACATTAACAACGTCACTCAGCTGGAACGCGTTAAGTCAATGCATGTCCTTCCATTTGTAGCATGCATCGTGAAAGAGTGCAACCCAAACGGTTTGGGTGACATGAAAATTACTGTTAAG GATCCAAGTGCCACGTTGTATGCTTCGGTGCACAGGAAAGTCCTTCTACATCCTGAGTTTGGTCAGGATATAGGAGTTGGTGCTGTGTTGTTATTGCAAAGTGTAAACCAACTAACTCATCATCAAAATTGA
- the LOC106760444 gene encoding protein FAR-RED IMPAIRED RESPONSE 1-like — MSLEQVTCEVNNDSIDNVNDIVPKLHMWFDTIEEVKTFYTDYVVKCGFGVRIRTSKRSKNNELNFMKLVCCREGKYISPIAPELKTQPSQKTECPAGITVAMKEGRWQVRTVVIEHSHDMCPNNSNLIRGNRRLNMHAKHTLNMNDDAGVRINKSFVSLVNDAGGFEKIQFLERDARNYIGQQRRTLCKKGDGQALLEMDDHNRICSVFWADAQSRAACADFGDVVSFDTTYLTNKYDMPFAPFVGVNHHGHSILLGCALISTEDTSTFTWLFSSWLRCMSNKAPQGIVTNQCKAMSNAIEVVFPNTTYRWCLWHIMKKIPEKMQAYKHYGAIKSELKRLVYETVTDKDFELGWGNLISCHGLANNEWLNSLYADR, encoded by the exons ATGTCGTTGGAACAAGTTACTTGTGAGGTGAACAACGACTCCATTGACAATGTCAATGATATTGTCCCTAAACTTCATATGTGGTTTGATACAATTGAAGAGGTCAAAACTTTTTACACAGACTACGTTGTGAAGTGCGGTTTTGGTGTTCGAATAAGGACCTCTAAGAGAAGCAAGAACAACGAGTTAAACTTCATGAAATTAGTGTGTTGTAGGGAAGGGAAATACATATCTCCCATTGCTCCAGAATTGAAAACTCAGCCAAGTCAAAAAACTGAATGTCCTGCTGGCATAACAGTTGCTATGAAAGAAGGAAGATGGCAGGTGAGAACAGTTGTTATTGAACACAGCCATGACATGTGTCCGAATAACTCCAACCTCATACGTGGTAATCGAAGACTTAATATGCATGCAAAGCACACCCTTAATATGAATGATGATGCTGGTGTTCGCATTAACAAAAGTTTCGTATCTTTGGTTAATGATGCCGGTGGATTTGAAAAGATACAATTCCTGGAACGTGACGCCCGCAATTACATTGGCCAACAACGAAGGACTCTTTGTAAGAAAGGAGATGGCCAAGCACTACTAG AAATGGACGACCATAACCGAATATGTAGTGTGTTTTGGGCCGACGCACAAAGTCGTGCAGCTTGTGCAGATTTTGGTGATGTTGTGTCGTTTGACACAACCTACCTAACAAACAAATACGACATGCCTTTTGCACCGTTTGTTGGGGTTAACCATCATGGTCATTCCATATTACTTGGGTGTGCTTTGATTTCAACTGAGGACACTTCAACATTCACATGGCTATTTTCGTCTTGGCTTAGATGTATGTCAAACAAGGCTCCTCAAGGTATCGTCACTAACCAATGCAAGGCAATGTCCAATGCCATTGAAGTTGTCTTTCCAAACACAACATATCGTTGGTGCTTGTGgcacataatgaaaaaaatacctGAGAAGATGCAAGCCTACAAACATTATGGTGCAATCAAAAGCGAACTAAAAAGGCTTGTGTATGAGACAGTTACTGATAAAGACTTTGAGTTAGGGTGGGGAAATTTAATTTCATGTCATGGGTTAGCGAACAATGAATGGCTAAATTCATTGTATGCAGATAGATAA
- the LOC106760445 gene encoding glycine dehydrogenase (decarboxylating), mitochondrial-like gives MERARRLANRAILKRLVSSTKDHSHSRRLSYVSLSFARTKQENLIGNNRHHASNVTSRSISVEALKPSDRLPRRHNSATSDELTKMAQTCGFDNVNSLIDATIPKSIRRKEMSFNTFDEGLTESEMMLHMRSLESKNKCFKSYIGMGYYNTHVPPVILRNIMENPAWYTQYTPYQAEISQGRLESLMNYQTMVADLTALPMSNSSLLDEGTAAAEAMSMCNNIHRGKRKTFAIANNCHPQTIDICMTRATGFGIKVVVVDVNDVDYGSGDVCGVLVQYPGTEGEVLDYGEFVKEAHSHGVKVVMASDLLALTMLKPPGEFGVDIVVGSTQRFGVPMGYGGPHAAFLATSQEYKRLAPGRIIGLSVDSCGKSALRMALQTREQHIRRDKATSNICTAQALLANMAAMYAVYHGPEGLKTIAQRVHGLAGVFALGLKKLGTVEVQDHPFFDTVKIKTTNAQEIADVAHKNEINLRVVDGNTITVAFDETTTLEDVDNLFKVFSNGKRVSFTATSLAPEVQIAIPSGLIRKSPYLTHPIFNMYHTEHEMLRYIHRLQSKDLSLCHSMIPLGSCTMKLNATTEMMPVTWPNFANIHPFAPIEQAQGYQEMFKNLGSLLCAITGFDSFSLQPNAGAAGEYAGLMVIRAYHLARGDHHRNICIIPVSAHGTNPASAAMCGMKIVSIGTDSKGNINIEELRKAAETHKNNLSTLMVTYPSTHGVYEEGIDEICKIIHDNGGQVYMDGANMNAQVGLTSPGWIGADVCHLNLHKTFCIPHGGGGPGMGPIGVKKHLAPFLPSHPVVPTGGIPAPDKRQPVGTISAAPWGSALILPISYSYIAMMGSKGLTEASKTAILKANYMAKRLETHYPVLYRGTNGTVAHEFIIDLRGFKNTTGIEPEDVAKRLIDYGFHGPTMSFPVSGTLMIEPTESESKAELDRFCDALISIRQEIAEIENGKADKNNNVLKGAPHPPSLLMADAWTKPYSREYAAFPASWLRFSKFWPSTGRIDNVYGDRNLVCTLPPESKVAEERATTTT, from the exons ATGGAACGTGCACGGAGGCTAGCAAATAGGGCAATTCTAAAGAGGCTGGTTTCTTCGACGAAGGATCATTCCCATTCACGGCGTCTGTCATATGTTTCTCTTTCCTTTGCAAGAACCAAACAAGAAAATTTGATCGGAAACAACAGACACCATGCAAGCAATGTAACATCTCGATCCATTTCAGTGGAGGCACTCAAGCCCAGCGACAGGCTCCCTCGACGTCACAACTCTGCCACATCAGATGAGCTAACCAAAATGGCCCAGACATGCGGCTTCGACAACGTCAACTCCCTCATCGACGCCACCATTCCCAAATCCATCCGTCGGAAAGAAATGTCGTTCAACACCTTCGATGAGGGACTCACAGAGTCCGAAATGATGTTGCACATGAGGAGCTTGGAATCAAAGAACAAATGCTTCAAGTCCTACATCGGGATGGGGTACTACAACACGCACGTGCCACCCGTGATCTTGCGCAACATCATGGAGAACCCCGCGTGGTACACTCAGTATACTCCCTACCAGGCTGAGATCTCTCAGGGTCGTCTCGAGTCCCTCATGAATTACCAAACCATGGTCGCAGATCTCACCGCTCTTCCAATGTCCAACTCTTCGTTGCTCGATGAAGGAACTGCGGCTGCTGAAGCAATGTCGATGTGTAACAACATTCACAGGGGGAAGAGGAAGACCTTTGCCATAGCCAATAACTGTCACCCTCAAACTATTGATATTTGCATGACTAGAGCAACTGGTTTCGGGATTAAAGTTGTTGTTGTGGATGTTAACGATGTGGATTACGGATCCGGTGATGTTTGTGGAGTTCTTGTTCAGTATCCGGGGACTGAGGGTGAGGTTTTGGACTATGGGGAGTTTGTTAAGGAGGCTCATTCACATGGAGTTAAGGTTGTTATGGCGTCTGATTTGTTGGCTCTAACTATGTTGAAGCCTCCTGGGGAATTTGGGGTGGACATTGTTGTTGGGTCAACTCAGAGGTTTGGTGTTCCAATGGGTTATGGGGGTCCACATGCTGCGTTCCTTGCCACATCACAAGAGTATAAAAGGTTGGCACCTGGAAGGATCATTGGTCTCAGTGTTGATTCTTGTGGAAAGTCGGCTTTGAGAATGGCCTTGCAAACTAGGGAGCAGCATATCCGCAGAGACAAGGCCACCAGCAACATTTGCACTGCTCAG GCATTGCTTGCAAACATGGCTGCTATGTATGCTGTGTATCATGGACCTGAAGGACTTAAAACCATTGCCCAACGAGTTCATGGCCTTGCTGGGGTCTTTGCCCTGGGATTGAAGAAACTTGGTACCGTGGAAGTTCAGGACCATCCCTTCTTTGATACTGTGAAAATTAAGACCACCAATGCTCAAGAAATTGCTGATGTTGCtcacaaaaatgaaataaatttgcGTGTGGTTGATGGGAACACA ATCACTGTTGCCTTTGATGAAACAACAACCTTGGAGGATGTTGATAACCTTTTCAAAGTTTTTTCTAATGGCAAGCGT GTATCCTTCACAGCTACCTCCCTTGCACCAGAAGTTCAGATTGCAATTCCTTCAGGACTAATTAGGAAGAGTCCTTATCTAACACACCCTATCTTTAACAT GTACCACACTGAGCATGAAATGCTCAGATACATTCATAGGCTACAATCGAAAGATCTTTCATTGTGCCATAGTATGATCCCATTGGGATCTTGTACAATGAAATTGAATGCAACCACTGAAATGATGCCTGTGACATGGCCTAACTTTGCTAACATTCACCCTTTTGCACCAATCGAACAGGCTCAAGGTTATCAG GaaatgttcaaaaatttgggtAGCTTGTTGTGTGCAATCACTGGGTTTGACTCTTTCTCCTTGCAACCTAATGCGGGTGCGGCTGGAGAATACGCTGGATTGATGGTTATTCGGGCATATCATTTG GCAAGAGGAGACCACCACCGCAATATTTGCATTATACCAGTGTCTGCACACGGTACGAATCCTGCCAGTGCTGCTATGTGTGGAATGAAAATTGTATCGATCGGAACTGATTCCAAGGGAAACATCAATATTGAAGAGTTGAGGAAGGCTGCTGAAACACACAAGAACAACTTATCTACACTTATG GTAACATATCCTTCAACTCACGGTGTTTACGAAGAAGGTATTGATGAGATATGCAAGATTATTCATGATAACGGAGGACAAGTATATATGGATGGTGCTAACATGAATGCACAG GTGGGACTTACAAGCCCAGGTTGGATTGGAGCAGATGTTTGCCATCTGAATCTCCACAAGACATTTTGCATCCCTCATGGAGGAGGTGGCCCTGGCATGGGTCCTATTGGAGTAAAGAAACACTTGGCACCATTTTTACCTTCACATCCAGTG GTTCCCACTGGTGGCATTCCTGCTCCTGACAAGAGACAACCGGTTGGTACCATCTCTGCAGCACCATGGGGCTCAGCTCTGATATTGCCTATCTCATACTCTTACATAGCCATGATGGGTTCTAAAGGACTCACCGAAGCGTCAAAAACAGCAATTTTGAAGGCAAACTATATGGCAAAACGATTGGAG ACTCATTACCCTGTTCTTTACCGTGGAACGAATGGAACTGTTGCTCATGAATTCATCATTGACTTAAGAGGCTTTAAG AACACTACTGGGATAGAACCTGAGGATGTTGCAAAGCGGCTTATAGACTATGGCTTCCATGGACCCACAATGTCATTTCCTGTGTCTGGCACACTTATGATTGAACCCACTGAAAGTGAAAGCAAG GCTGAGTTAGACAGGTTTTGTGATGCTCTTATTTCCATTCGGCAAGAAATTGCTGAGATTGAGAATGGAAAGGCTGACAAGAACAACAATGTACTGAAG GGTGCCCCTCACCCACCATCACTGCTCATGGCAGATGCATGGACAAAACCTTACTCTCGAGAATATGCAGCCTTCCCAGCTTCCTGGCTTCGTTTTTCCAAGTTCTGGCCTTCCACTG GACGTATTGATAATGTGTACGGTGACCGGAACTTGGTTTGCACCCTTCCCCCAGAATCAAAGGTTGCTGAAGAACGAGCTACCACAACAACGTAA